Proteins encoded by one window of Arabidopsis thaliana chromosome 2, partial sequence:
- a CDS encoding Beta-galactosidase related protein (Beta-galactosidase related protein; FUNCTIONS IN: hydrolase activity, hydrolyzing O-glycosyl compounds; INVOLVED IN: carbohydrate metabolic process; CONTAINS InterPro DOMAIN/s: Glycoside hydrolase, family 35 (InterPro:IPR001944); BEST Arabidopsis thaliana protein match is: Beta-galactosidase related protein (TAIR:AT5G35890.1); Has 30201 Blast hits to 17322 proteins in 780 species: Archae - 12; Bacteria - 1396; Metazoa - 17338; Fungi - 3422; Plants - 5037; Viruses - 0; Other Eukaryotes - 2996 (source: NCBI BLink).) produces MIFSLRGDDYRNFFNHFSPFPLNTESEHVLPNDFKVDIHEIKGLRNYGIMSPAPWSGAYQSFLNSLPSNPPNNTLTSLLVDEQTQLALVPARTSTMESFSTSLSLLTVAIVSSNVPYVDDFSTNRVTTCTNSLYSFGFQTLMDPLSNYLFFLYVAFASTFVCCCYFALSLVIFVSLTTCNLVFIG; encoded by the coding sequence ATGATTTTCTCTCTACGTGGAGATGATTACCGAAATTTCTTCAATCATTTTTCTCCATTTCCGCTGAATACTGAATCTGAGCATGTGTTACCCAACGATTTTAAGGTTGATATTCATGAAATCAAAGGTTTGAGGAACTATGGAATTATGAGTCCTGCTCCATGGAGCGGTGCTTACCAAAGCTTCCTTAACTCCTTACCTTCAAACCCGCCCAACAACACTTTAACCTCTCTCCTTGTCGATGAGCAAACCCAGCTCGCTCTCGTGCCGGCGAGAACCTCGACTATGGAATCGTTTTCAACGTCACTTAGTCTTTTGACCGTGGCCATTGTTTCGTCTAACGTTCCGTATGTAGATGACTTTTCGACAAACCGTGTTACCACTTGCACCAATTCGCTTTATAGCTTTGGCTTCCAAACTCTCATGGATCCTTTGTCGAactatcttttctttctttatgtaGCATTTGCTTCAACCTTTGTCTGTTGTTGCTATTTCGCTTTAAGCCTTGTTATCTTTGTATCCTTAACTACTTGTAACCTTGTTTTTATTGGATGA
- a CDS encoding uncharacterized protein (unknown protein; Has 30201 Blast hits to 17322 proteins in 780 species: Archae - 12; Bacteria - 1396; Metazoa - 17338; Fungi - 3422; Plants - 5037; Viruses - 0; Other Eukaryotes - 2996 (source: NCBI BLink).), translating to MVILSKSDVTGELRDLGIQMIALPSLEHVTMLS from the coding sequence ATGGTTATCTTATCGAAATCGGATGTTACAGGCGAACTCCGTGATCTTGGGATCCAAATGATTGCACTACCATCACTAGAGCATGTAACTATGTTATCATAA